A single window of Methylacidimicrobium sp. AP8 DNA harbors:
- a CDS encoding SMI1/KNR4 family protein encodes MHPIDPTDPLNLPPLEGFKWVELEKRDWDHPRFFPPAKPETIEAAKEWCARELGFPLPDFYVEALKQSNGYPFWGGKFLLYPEPGHPGFLEWESVVRQNRRFRTRRRPWRIASHFFVFGRFWKENYLAYDTRKGSIHLFSPLFALEDASTALVSFPDPGSFIERIVPRPRREGDPVHKLAMSLDPEIERRLLAERRPQARFDPTSLPVLQAAMADADDWPPIPASPEAIEEAIAEAPRRLNGYPLPLFYRDLLPYYNGLDLFGGLIYCIQDKRSPVEWIRTGTKRPRYYHTCFLFSWNDNLHELDHADYGRGSLSMDKRGVNPEFFCFGGGVADEWVEYWIYDPRTATFHMFYNDDDLSSIAGASVSSPDFETFIRDMHDDMQLPVPEEEGEGKE; translated from the coding sequence ATGCACCCCATCGACCCCACAGACCCGCTGAACCTTCCCCCGCTTGAAGGATTCAAGTGGGTGGAACTGGAGAAGCGGGATTGGGACCATCCCCGGTTCTTTCCGCCGGCCAAGCCCGAGACGATTGAGGCGGCCAAGGAGTGGTGCGCCCGGGAGCTGGGCTTTCCGCTCCCCGACTTCTATGTCGAGGCTTTAAAGCAATCCAACGGCTATCCGTTCTGGGGCGGGAAATTTTTGCTCTATCCCGAGCCCGGCCATCCGGGGTTTTTGGAGTGGGAGAGCGTTGTGCGCCAAAACCGGCGTTTTCGGACAAGGCGGAGGCCCTGGCGGATCGCTTCCCACTTCTTTGTCTTCGGCCGCTTTTGGAAAGAAAACTACCTCGCCTACGATACCCGGAAGGGGAGCATTCATCTCTTTTCCCCGCTCTTTGCCCTTGAGGACGCCTCGACGGCGCTGGTCAGCTTTCCCGATCCGGGCTCCTTCATCGAGCGCATCGTGCCGAGACCTCGGAGGGAGGGGGATCCGGTCCATAAGCTAGCCATGAGCCTCGATCCGGAGATCGAGCGCCGGCTTCTGGCCGAGCGGCGCCCGCAAGCCCGCTTCGATCCGACCAGCCTGCCGGTTTTGCAAGCGGCGATGGCGGACGCAGATGACTGGCCTCCCATCCCAGCGAGTCCTGAGGCGATTGAGGAGGCGATCGCGGAGGCTCCCCGCCGGCTTAACGGTTATCCCCTCCCGCTCTTCTACCGGGATCTCCTCCCCTATTACAATGGGTTGGATCTGTTCGGTGGGCTCATCTACTGCATCCAGGACAAGCGCTCTCCGGTCGAGTGGATACGAACGGGGACCAAGCGCCCTCGGTACTACCACACCTGCTTCCTCTTCTCCTGGAATGACAACCTCCATGAGCTCGATCACGCCGACTACGGACGCGGCTCTCTCAGCATGGATAAGAGGGGGGTCAACCCCGAGTTCTTCTGCTTTGGGGGAGGCGTGGCGGACGAATGGGTCGAATATTGGATCTACGATCCCCGCACGGCGACCTTTCACATGTTTTATAACGATGACGATCTCTCCAGCATCGCAGGGGCATCGGTAAGCTCGCCCGACTTCGAGACCTTCATCCGGGACATGCACGACGATATGCAGCTCCCCGTGCCGGAGGAAGAGGGAGAGGGAAAGGAGTAG
- a CDS encoding transposase, with amino-acid sequence MTEKLASPEGRRLYARRKQTVEPVFGLIKSVIGFRAFRLRGQAKVQGQWSLVCLAYNFKRLWKLMGGRRIGPSQGGITGSPSIASLSTLLGAPLGVSTSALLGFGRKILATPEGRFRNHCGSLALTPTGG; translated from the coding sequence ATGACCGAGAAGCTCGCCAGCCCGGAAGGCCGCCGCCTTTATGCTCGACGCAAGCAGACCGTCGAACCGGTCTTCGGCCTCATTAAATCGGTGATCGGCTTCCGAGCCTTTCGGCTCCGCGGGCAAGCCAAAGTCCAGGGCCAATGGTCGTTGGTCTGCTTGGCGTACAACTTCAAGCGCCTTTGGAAGCTTATGGGAGGACGCCGAATCGGGCCTAGCCAAGGAGGGATTACCGGATCTCCCAGCATCGCCTCGCTCTCCACCCTCCTCGGCGCGCCGCTTGGGGTCTCGACTTCCGCCCTTTTGGGCTTCGGCAGGAAAATTCTTGCCACCCCGGAAGGGAGGTTTCGCAACCATTGCGGCTCTCTCGCATTAACCCCGACAGGCGGCTAG